The following proteins come from a genomic window of Actinomarinicola tropica:
- the glgP gene encoding alpha-glucan family phosphorylase: MNPDAALPDEPRARLRRQLEDLARNFRWVWDVPTQQLFARVSVDGWEVGHRSPLQLLADLEESTWRDLAADADFVRDADHLHAELLAYVQPGRPPRAPQVAYFSPEFGVAESLPQYSGGLGVLAGDHLKAASDLDLSLVGVGLFYRQGFFRQELVPGQGQLEHYRDIRPEMVGLQKVHGAAATVAVGDENVAVQVWKADVGRITLLLLDTHVDGNSERARHITDRLYGGDQAHRVRQELILGVAGVRVLRSLGMAPRVYHLNEGHAGFLALERIRAQMVSSGASLHEAVEQNRASLVFTTHTPVPAGIDRFPRDLMQTYLGGWCEGVGVSIDELMELGRYADDGPDAFNMAAFCLRVSGRANGVSQLHGAVSRSMFASVFPDTPERDVPITAVTNGVHARTWTSPEVQAIFDRVIGVDWPDASADDWRAVSALGDDELRDARVAARERLVRFVRDRLAERGQTHAAEALDPGALTIGFARRFATYKRATLLLSDRDRLERLLLDGDRPVQVVFAGKAHPADEPGKALLRQVLEVSADPTFAGRFVFIDDYDIGVARALYHGSDVWLNNPVRPQEACGTSGEKAALNGALNFSVLDGWWAEMYDGGNGWSIPSFEEFEDRVTRDAAEVGVLYDVLENEIVPLFYADGRPLSSRWLDRVRHTWASLGPQVTASRMVRDYQDRLYRPIPGRPY, encoded by the coding sequence GTGAACCCCGACGCTGCCCTCCCCGACGAGCCGCGCGCCCGCCTGCGCCGCCAGCTCGAGGATCTCGCCCGCAACTTCCGGTGGGTGTGGGACGTGCCCACCCAGCAGCTCTTCGCGCGGGTGTCCGTCGACGGCTGGGAGGTCGGCCATCGGTCGCCGCTCCAGCTCCTCGCCGACCTCGAGGAGTCGACCTGGCGGGACCTCGCCGCCGACGCCGACTTCGTCCGCGACGCCGACCACCTGCACGCCGAGCTGCTCGCCTACGTGCAGCCGGGACGGCCGCCCCGCGCGCCCCAGGTCGCCTACTTCTCCCCGGAGTTCGGCGTGGCCGAGAGCCTGCCCCAGTACTCCGGCGGGCTCGGGGTGCTGGCCGGCGACCACCTCAAGGCGGCCAGCGACCTCGACCTCTCCCTCGTCGGCGTCGGCCTCTTCTACCGCCAGGGCTTCTTCCGACAGGAGCTCGTCCCCGGCCAGGGCCAGCTCGAGCACTACCGCGACATCCGGCCCGAGATGGTCGGCCTCCAGAAGGTCCACGGCGCAGCGGCGACGGTCGCCGTCGGCGACGAGAACGTGGCCGTGCAGGTGTGGAAGGCCGACGTCGGTCGGATCACCCTGCTGCTCCTCGACACCCACGTCGACGGCAACTCCGAGCGAGCGCGGCACATCACCGACCGCCTCTACGGCGGGGATCAGGCCCACCGCGTCCGTCAGGAGCTCATCCTCGGCGTCGCCGGCGTCCGCGTCCTTCGCTCGCTCGGCATGGCGCCGCGGGTGTACCACCTGAACGAGGGCCACGCGGGGTTCCTGGCTCTCGAGCGGATCCGCGCCCAGATGGTCTCCTCCGGCGCCTCGCTGCACGAGGCCGTCGAGCAGAACCGCGCGTCGCTCGTCTTCACCACCCACACGCCCGTCCCCGCCGGCATCGACCGCTTCCCGCGGGACCTGATGCAGACGTACCTGGGCGGGTGGTGCGAGGGCGTCGGCGTCTCGATCGACGAGCTGATGGAGCTCGGGCGCTACGCCGACGACGGACCCGACGCGTTCAACATGGCTGCGTTCTGCCTGCGGGTGTCAGGACGAGCGAACGGCGTCTCGCAGCTCCACGGCGCGGTGAGCCGCTCGATGTTCGCCTCGGTCTTCCCGGACACGCCCGAGCGCGACGTCCCGATCACCGCTGTGACCAACGGCGTCCATGCCCGCACGTGGACCTCGCCCGAGGTGCAGGCGATCTTCGACCGCGTGATCGGCGTCGACTGGCCGGACGCGTCGGCCGACGACTGGCGGGCCGTCTCGGCCCTGGGCGACGACGAGCTGCGCGACGCTCGCGTCGCGGCCCGCGAGCGGCTGGTCCGCTTCGTGCGCGATCGGCTCGCCGAGCGCGGCCAGACCCACGCCGCCGAGGCGCTCGACCCCGGTGCGCTCACCATCGGCTTCGCCCGCCGGTTCGCCACCTACAAGCGGGCGACGCTGCTGCTCTCCGACCGCGACCGGCTCGAGCGCCTGCTGCTCGACGGCGACCGGCCGGTGCAGGTCGTCTTCGCCGGCAAGGCGCACCCGGCCGACGAGCCGGGCAAGGCGCTCCTCCGGCAGGTGCTCGAGGTGTCGGCCGATCCCACGTTCGCCGGTCGGTTCGTGTTCATCGACGACTACGACATCGGCGTCGCCCGGGCGCTCTACCACGGCAGCGACGTGTGGCTGAACAACCCGGTGCGGCCCCAGGAGGCGTGCGGCACGTCGGGGGAGAAGGCCGCGCTGAACGGCGCGCTCAACTTCTCGGTGCTCGACGGCTGGTGGGCCGAGATGTACGACGGCGGCAACGGCTGGTCGATCCCCTCCTTCGAGGAGTTCGAGGACCGGGTCACTCGCGACGCCGCCGAGGTGGGCGTCCTCTACGACGTGCTCGAGAACGAGATCGTGCCGCTCTTCTACGCCGACGGCCGGCCGCTCTCGTCCCGTTGGCTCGACCGGGTGCGCCACACGTGGGCCTCCCTCGGCCCCCAGGTCACCGCGTCGCGCATGGTGCGGGACTACCAGGACCGGCTCTACCGGCCCATCCCCGGCCGCCCCTACTGA
- the aroC gene encoding chorismate synthase, with amino-acid sequence MSSSFGQAFRATTFGESHGGGVGVVVDGCPPRLALSLEAIQFDLDRRRPGQSRLVTQRQEADEVEILSGVFEGRTLGSPIAMLVRNTDARPHAYDHLKDVYRPSHADYTTEAKYGLRNWQGGGRSSARETIGRVAAGAVARQLLREVAGVEVLAWVSSVHEIDAEVDVDAVTLDDVEATPTRCPDPDAAARIEAAIEETRRAGDSLGGVVTCVARRVPVGLGDPVFDKLDATLGGAMLSLPAAKGVEIGSGFAGTRMTGLSHNDPFVPGPDGRPRTSSNRSGGIQGGISNGEDVVLRVAFKPTGTISSEQKTVDRDNNAVTLAAKGRHDPCVLPRAVPLVEAMTLLVLADHWLRQRTVDVLPPLEG; translated from the coding sequence GTGAGCAGCAGCTTCGGGCAGGCCTTCCGCGCCACCACCTTCGGAGAGTCCCACGGCGGCGGCGTCGGCGTCGTCGTCGACGGGTGCCCGCCGCGGCTGGCGCTGTCGCTCGAGGCGATCCAGTTCGACCTCGATCGCCGCCGGCCGGGCCAGAGCCGGCTGGTGACCCAGCGCCAGGAGGCCGACGAGGTCGAGATCCTGTCGGGCGTGTTCGAGGGCCGCACCCTCGGCAGCCCGATCGCGATGCTCGTGCGCAACACCGACGCCCGGCCCCACGCCTACGACCACCTGAAGGACGTCTACCGGCCGAGCCACGCCGACTACACGACCGAGGCCAAGTACGGCCTGCGGAACTGGCAGGGCGGCGGCCGGTCCTCGGCAAGGGAGACGATCGGTCGGGTCGCGGCGGGAGCCGTGGCGCGACAGCTGCTCCGTGAGGTCGCCGGCGTCGAGGTGCTCGCCTGGGTGAGCTCGGTGCACGAGATCGATGCCGAGGTCGACGTCGACGCGGTGACGCTCGACGACGTCGAGGCCACCCCGACGCGTTGCCCCGATCCCGACGCGGCGGCGCGCATCGAGGCGGCGATCGAAGAGACCCGCCGGGCCGGCGACTCACTCGGCGGCGTCGTCACCTGCGTGGCCCGCCGCGTCCCCGTGGGCCTGGGTGACCCGGTCTTCGACAAGCTCGACGCCACCCTCGGCGGGGCCATGCTGTCGCTGCCGGCCGCCAAGGGCGTCGAGATCGGCAGCGGCTTCGCGGGCACGCGGATGACCGGCCTCTCCCACAACGATCCGTTCGTGCCCGGCCCCGACGGCCGGCCGCGCACCTCGAGCAACCGCTCGGGTGGCATCCAGGGCGGCATCTCCAACGGGGAGGACGTGGTCCTCCGCGTGGCGTTCAAGCCGACGGGCACGATCTCGTCGGAGCAGAAGACGGTCGACCGGGACAACAACGCCGTGACGTTGGCGGCGAAGGGTCGCCACGACCCGTGCGTCCTGCCGAGGGCCGTGCCGCTGGTCGAGGCCATGACCCTCCTCGTCCTCGCCGACCACTGGCTGCGCCAGCGCACGGTCGACGTCCTGCCCCCGCTGGAGGGGTAG
- a CDS encoding M3 family oligoendopeptidase — MTATDDRLDADLTAEDVAWDLETLVDGRGAEGVDDLLAAADALADRIAARRGQVAQLDAAGLDEVMREQAELHTLVGRAGSYAGLRFAVDTADAAVAALMQRVDERSTAIGTRLLFFDLEWAAVDDDHAERLLADERLAWCAHHLRNVRRYRDHLLSEPEERILTEKAATGRNAWSRLFSELTSAISVELPDGQGGTETAKLETALSRLADPDREVRRTAAEAVTAGLAPGLRTRAFVFNTLLHDKAVDDRLRSYATWLTSRNLANEATDESVEALVAAVRSRYDIPQRWYRLKADILGVDRIADYDRMSSVAESEAQIGWSAARELVLDSYRSFSPEMADIALRFFEESWIDAPVRPAKRPGAFCAYTVPDHHPYVMLNWTGRRRDVLTLAHELGHGLHAFLARDQGVFHQGTPLTLAETASVFGETVTFGQLLDATTDPGERLALLAESIEGAIATVFRQTAMNQFEAAVHTARREEGELSVDRFGELWASTQADMLGDAVEITEGYRTWWSYIPHFIGTPGYVYAYAYGQLLALSVYARYEEQGGDFVPRYLHLLSAGGSMPPEELGRIVGCDLADPGFWGAGLDIVQGQLEAAETAAHDAGRLR; from the coding sequence ATGACCGCCACCGACGACCGCCTCGACGCCGACCTGACGGCCGAGGACGTGGCGTGGGACCTCGAGACGCTGGTCGACGGGCGCGGTGCCGAGGGGGTCGACGACCTGCTGGCGGCGGCCGACGCGCTGGCCGACCGGATCGCCGCACGACGGGGCCAGGTCGCCCAGCTCGATGCCGCCGGACTGGACGAAGTGATGCGCGAGCAGGCCGAGCTCCACACCCTCGTGGGCCGGGCGGGCTCCTACGCCGGCCTGCGGTTCGCGGTCGACACCGCCGACGCTGCGGTGGCGGCGCTCATGCAGCGGGTCGACGAGCGCTCGACCGCCATCGGCACCCGGCTGCTCTTCTTCGACCTCGAGTGGGCCGCCGTGGACGACGACCACGCCGAGCGCCTCCTCGCCGACGAGCGCCTCGCCTGGTGCGCCCACCACCTGCGCAACGTGCGCCGCTACCGCGACCACCTCCTCTCCGAGCCGGAGGAGCGCATCCTCACCGAGAAGGCGGCCACCGGCCGCAACGCCTGGAGCCGGCTGTTCTCCGAGCTCACCTCGGCGATCAGCGTCGAGCTGCCCGACGGGCAGGGCGGCACCGAGACCGCCAAGCTCGAGACCGCCCTCAGCCGCCTCGCCGACCCCGACCGTGAGGTGCGCCGCACCGCCGCCGAGGCCGTCACCGCCGGCCTCGCCCCCGGGCTCCGCACGCGGGCGTTCGTCTTCAACACGCTGCTGCACGACAAGGCGGTCGACGATCGCCTGCGCTCCTATGCCACGTGGCTCACCAGCCGGAACCTGGCGAACGAGGCCACCGACGAGTCGGTCGAGGCCCTCGTCGCCGCGGTGCGATCCCGCTACGACATCCCGCAGCGCTGGTACCGGCTGAAGGCCGACATCCTCGGCGTCGACCGCATCGCCGACTACGACCGCATGTCCTCGGTGGCCGAGTCCGAGGCGCAGATCGGCTGGTCCGCCGCCCGCGAGCTCGTCCTCGACTCGTACCGATCGTTCTCCCCGGAGATGGCCGACATCGCCCTGCGGTTCTTCGAGGAGTCGTGGATCGACGCCCCGGTGCGACCGGCCAAGCGCCCCGGCGCGTTCTGCGCCTACACCGTCCCCGACCACCACCCCTACGTGATGCTCAACTGGACGGGGCGGCGCCGCGACGTGCTCACCCTGGCCCACGAGCTCGGCCACGGCCTGCACGCCTTCCTCGCCCGCGACCAGGGCGTCTTCCACCAGGGCACACCTCTGACCCTGGCCGAGACGGCGTCGGTGTTCGGCGAGACGGTCACCTTCGGGCAGCTCCTGGACGCCACCACCGACCCGGGCGAGCGGCTGGCGCTCCTCGCCGAGAGCATCGAGGGCGCCATCGCCACCGTGTTCCGCCAGACGGCGATGAACCAGTTCGAGGCGGCGGTCCACACCGCACGGCGCGAGGAGGGCGAGCTCTCCGTCGACCGCTTCGGCGAGCTGTGGGCCAGCACCCAGGCCGACATGCTCGGCGACGCCGTCGAGATCACCGAGGGCTACCGCACCTGGTGGTCCTACATCCCGCACTTCATCGGCACGCCGGGCTACGTCTACGCCTACGCCTACGGGCAGCTGCTCGCCCTGTCGGTCTACGCCCGCTACGAGGAGCAGGGCGGCGACTTCGTCCCCCGCTACCTGCACCTGCTGTCCGCCGGCGGCTCGATGCCACCCGAGGAGCTCGGCCGCATCGTCGGCTGCGACCTGGCCGACCCCGGCTTCTGGGGCGCGGGGCTCGACATCGTGCAGGGGCAGCTCGAG